In a single window of the Serratia quinivorans genome:
- the purR_1 gene encoding Purine nucleotide synthesis repressor has product MATLKEIAEAANVSVATVSRVLNDDPTLSVKAQTRQKILEAAERLEYKVQPSKRHSGHRLTFAALFTYKQGIEINDPYYLAMRYGIETQCEKLGISLVACYDFNGDKALPAADGLLVIGRPQPVLHEQLGQQKVPVVFLDGVVEDPQFDCVNVDLYKISQKVIDYFIGRGYSRIGFIGGRDDPAFADQREQAFVEYGRLKNVVQSQDIYIGDFSSQAGYQCAKRMLEDTSDYPPALLVATDSIAIGVLRALHEKGIQVPGQIALISVNDIPTARFIFPALSTVRIPSETLGAQAVNLLMERIRDERTIPLSIFVPSSLQLRDTTLA; this is encoded by the coding sequence ATGGCCACACTGAAGGAAATCGCAGAAGCTGCGAACGTGTCTGTTGCTACCGTTTCGCGAGTGCTGAATGACGACCCCACTCTGAGCGTGAAAGCGCAAACCCGACAAAAAATTCTGGAAGCCGCAGAGCGTCTCGAATACAAGGTTCAGCCTTCAAAACGTCACAGCGGGCATCGGCTGACGTTTGCCGCGTTGTTCACCTATAAGCAGGGCATCGAGATTAACGATCCTTACTATCTGGCGATGCGCTATGGCATTGAAACTCAATGTGAAAAGTTGGGTATTTCGCTGGTGGCCTGTTACGACTTCAACGGTGATAAAGCGCTGCCTGCGGCTGATGGCCTGCTGGTTATCGGTCGCCCTCAGCCGGTGTTGCACGAGCAACTTGGCCAACAGAAAGTGCCGGTGGTGTTCCTTGACGGTGTGGTTGAAGACCCGCAGTTCGACTGCGTCAACGTTGATTTGTACAAGATCAGTCAGAAGGTGATCGACTATTTCATCGGGCGCGGTTATTCACGTATTGGGTTTATCGGCGGGCGTGACGATCCGGCCTTTGCCGATCAGCGCGAGCAGGCATTTGTCGAGTATGGCCGGTTGAAAAACGTGGTGCAGTCCCAGGATATTTACATCGGTGATTTCAGCAGTCAGGCGGGTTACCAGTGCGCCAAACGAATGCTGGAGGACACCAGCGATTATCCGCCGGCGCTGTTGGTGGCGACCGACTCTATTGCCATCGGCGTCCTGCGTGCACTACATGAAAAGGGTATCCAGGTCCCCGGGCAGATTGCGTTGATCAGTGTGAACGATATTCCCACCGCCCGGTTTATTTTCCCTGCCTTATCAACGGTTCGCATTCCATCAGAAACCCTGGGCGCTCAGGCCGTCAACCTGTTGATGGAGCGCATTCGCGATGAGCGAACCATTCCTTTATCGATCTTTGTTCCCAGCTCGCTTCAGTTGCGCGACACCACGCTAGCCTGA
- the ygjK_1 gene encoding alpha-glucosidase has protein sequence MNMINKLPPLAIAITLAISGCSSHPANENALRAAAYKNVINRSGAPHYMLDYDFDEHQRFNPFFDLGAWHGHLLPDGPEGIGGFPGPALLTEEYINFMADNFDRLSLYKNGEKVNFSMTAYSIPGALVQQLSAPGIQVNLTLRFATARTSLLETQIITDTPLELVWDGALLEKYYAKQQKPLSPETIEQAFPGYTRHILPTADGLRVTFGKVRASSQLMTSGQSEYQIHKSLPQQTTVNGHQFIAKANIKGSTTLYTTYSHLLTAAEVQQEQGKIAAILANPQQYMNASAQRWENYLGKGLTNPHATQAQERVAVKAIETLNGNWRGAAGAMKFDSVTPSVTGRWFSGNQTWPWDTWKQAYAMAHFNPDVAKDNIRAVFAFQIQPDDPLRPWDAGFIPDLIAYNPSPERGGDGSNWNERNTKPSLAAWAVMEVYNTTGDKQWLAEMYPKLVAYHNWWLHNRDHNGNGVPEYGATRDKAHNTPDGRMLFTVKRGQQEKTLAGLNNYDRVVRSGHYDNIEIPAQVAASWESGRDDAAAFGFIDPDQLARYLAQGGKRQDWQVKFAENRAADGTLLGYSLLQESVDQASYMYSDNKYLAKMADILGHSADAAAFRSKADKLADYINSCMFDSSSGFFYDIRIEDKPLPNGCAGKPIVERGKGPEGWSPLI, from the coding sequence ATGAATATGATTAATAAACTGCCGCCTTTGGCCATAGCTATCACGCTGGCAATATCAGGCTGCTCTTCTCACCCGGCGAATGAGAACGCCTTGCGGGCAGCGGCCTATAAAAACGTCATCAATCGCAGCGGCGCGCCACACTACATGCTCGATTACGATTTTGATGAACACCAACGTTTTAACCCGTTCTTTGATCTGGGGGCCTGGCATGGCCACTTGCTGCCGGACGGCCCGGAAGGTATCGGCGGTTTCCCCGGCCCGGCGCTGCTTACCGAAGAATACATCAACTTTATGGCCGATAACTTCGATCGGCTGAGCCTGTATAAAAATGGGGAGAAGGTAAACTTCAGCATGACGGCCTACAGCATCCCGGGGGCGCTTGTCCAACAACTCAGCGCGCCGGGGATCCAGGTCAATCTGACGCTGCGTTTCGCTACCGCACGCACCTCGCTGCTGGAAACCCAAATCATCACCGATACGCCGCTGGAGCTGGTGTGGGACGGCGCACTGCTGGAAAAATACTACGCCAAACAGCAAAAGCCACTGTCACCTGAGACCATCGAGCAGGCATTTCCGGGCTACACGCGGCACATTCTGCCGACGGCGGACGGCCTGCGGGTCACCTTTGGCAAAGTGCGAGCCTCTTCGCAACTGATGACCTCCGGCCAGTCTGAATATCAGATTCATAAATCACTGCCGCAGCAAACGACGGTGAACGGCCATCAGTTTATCGCCAAAGCCAATATCAAAGGCTCCACCACCCTCTACACCACCTACTCTCACCTGCTCACCGCCGCTGAGGTACAGCAGGAACAGGGCAAGATTGCCGCTATCCTCGCCAACCCGCAGCAGTACATGAACGCTTCGGCACAACGTTGGGAAAACTACCTTGGCAAAGGACTCACCAACCCACATGCCACTCAAGCGCAGGAACGCGTAGCGGTGAAAGCGATAGAAACCTTGAATGGCAACTGGCGCGGCGCGGCCGGGGCGATGAAGTTTGATTCGGTGACGCCTTCGGTGACCGGGCGCTGGTTCTCCGGCAACCAGACCTGGCCCTGGGATACCTGGAAACAGGCCTACGCCATGGCGCATTTTAATCCTGACGTCGCCAAGGATAATATCCGTGCGGTGTTCGCCTTCCAAATCCAGCCGGATGACCCACTGCGCCCATGGGATGCCGGCTTTATCCCGGATCTGATCGCCTATAACCCCAGCCCGGAACGCGGCGGCGACGGCAGCAACTGGAATGAGCGCAATACCAAACCCAGCCTGGCGGCCTGGGCGGTAATGGAGGTGTATAACACCACCGGCGATAAACAGTGGCTGGCCGAGATGTATCCGAAGCTGGTCGCCTACCACAACTGGTGGCTGCATAACCGTGACCATAACGGCAACGGCGTGCCGGAATATGGCGCGACGCGGGATAAGGCGCACAATACGCCAGATGGTCGGATGCTGTTCACCGTTAAGCGCGGGCAGCAGGAGAAAACGCTCGCCGGACTGAACAACTATGACCGGGTTGTTCGCTCCGGGCACTATGACAACATCGAAATCCCGGCCCAGGTTGCCGCCTCCTGGGAGTCTGGACGTGATGATGCCGCTGCCTTTGGTTTTATCGACCCGGATCAGCTGGCCCGCTACCTGGCACAAGGTGGAAAGCGGCAGGACTGGCAGGTGAAATTTGCGGAAAACCGTGCGGCAGACGGCACTCTGCTCGGGTATTCCTTACTGCAGGAGTCGGTGGATCAAGCCAGCTACATGTACAGCGACAACAAATACCTGGCCAAAATGGCCGATATTCTGGGCCACAGCGCCGATGCCGCCGCCTTCCGCAGCAAGGCCGACAAGCTGGCGGATTACATCAATAGCTGCATGTTCGATTCGTCCAGTGGCTTCTTCTACGACATTCGCATTGAAGATAAACCCCTGCCCAATGGCTGTGCCGGCAAACCCATTGTCGAACGCGGCAAAGGGCCGGAAGGCTGGTCCCCCCTTATTTAA
- the ygjK_2 gene encoding alpha-glucosidase produces MKDSREFNTYVPLGTAALTNPAFGADIYWRGRVWVDQLYFGLKGMESYGYRADAVAMAQAFFNHADGLITDGPIRENYNPLTGMQQGAPNFSWSAAHLYMLYNDFFTR; encoded by the coding sequence ATGAAGGACTCGCGTGAGTTCAATACCTACGTCCCACTCGGTACGGCGGCACTCACCAACCCGGCGTTTGGCGCAGATATTTACTGGCGTGGACGAGTCTGGGTAGATCAACTGTATTTCGGGCTAAAGGGTATGGAAAGCTATGGCTACCGTGCCGACGCCGTCGCCATGGCGCAGGCCTTCTTCAACCACGCCGATGGACTGATCACCGACGGGCCAATCCGCGAAAACTATAATCCGCTGACCGGCATGCAACAGGGCGCACCGAATTTCTCCTGGAGCGCAGCTCACCTTTACATGCTGTATAACGACTTTTTCACCCGATAA
- the uspA_1 gene encoding Universal stress protein A produces MCYQHIVIATDLSDDGKRLVEKGARLAAALQAKLSLIYVDIYYDTYHAAIGFSEKSYDGGSFEDKIKKELEPLTQNVNYPIYEVIIGRGDFTEQLQNAVVDKSIDLVIFGHHHDLWNKLFSSTQHAINQLNVDVLVVPIKS; encoded by the coding sequence ATGTGTTATCAACATATTGTTATCGCCACCGACCTGAGTGATGACGGCAAACGGCTGGTGGAAAAAGGCGCGCGCTTGGCCGCTGCGTTGCAGGCTAAACTTTCCCTTATTTACGTGGATATTTACTACGATACCTATCATGCCGCGATTGGTTTCTCTGAGAAGAGTTACGACGGTGGATCTTTTGAAGACAAGATCAAAAAAGAGCTGGAGCCGTTGACCCAAAACGTGAATTACCCGATCTACGAGGTGATTATTGGGCGCGGTGATTTCACCGAGCAATTGCAAAATGCGGTGGTGGATAAAAGCATCGATCTGGTGATCTTCGGCCACCACCACGATCTGTGGAACAAGCTGTTTTCCTCTACTCAGCATGCGATCAACCAGTTGAACGTTGACGTACTGGTGGTCCCGATTAAATCCTAG
- the ccpA_1 gene encoding Cytochrome c551 peroxidase precursor codes for MTMQQKRGYQLFKDNKCATCHAGIILGGRSFEPLGLKRDFNFGEITTADIGRMNVTSAVRDRLRQKVPGLRNVAQTAPYFHRGDVATLDQAVKLMLRYQVGSELPQQDVDDIVAFLESLSGVYTPLSARIRNNVFTQYLLIRPRQRGYFSLISPPERRISELKLIIML; via the coding sequence ATGACGATGCAGCAAAAACGCGGCTATCAATTATTTAAAGACAACAAATGCGCCACCTGCCATGCAGGGATCATATTAGGCGGCCGCTCTTTTGAGCCTTTGGGGCTGAAGCGTGATTTTAATTTTGGCGAGATCACCACGGCAGATATTGGGCGTATGAACGTCACCAGTGCTGTGCGTGACCGGTTACGTCAGAAGGTGCCAGGCTTGCGCAATGTCGCTCAGACCGCGCCTTATTTTCATCGTGGTGACGTCGCTACGCTGGATCAGGCGGTAAAACTGATGTTGCGTTATCAGGTGGGTAGCGAACTGCCTCAGCAGGACGTCGATGATATTGTCGCCTTCCTCGAAAGTCTGAGCGGGGTCTATACCCCCTTATCGGCCAGAATAAGGAATAACGTTTTCACTCAATACCTTCTTATCAGGCCCCGGCAACGGGGCTATTTCAGCCTGATATCCCCGCCCGAACGTCGCATTTCTGAACTAAAATTAATCATAATGCTATAA
- a CDS encoding di-heme enzyme, MXAN_0977 family — translation MKKVTRIAAISIAAVALVYFGLAGYVWHLDTQRMENSSVLRSAVQQNNQVLGLLREKGCDYCHTPSASLPFYASFPIAKQLMEYDIRLGYSSFNLEPVRSALIKDRPQAQSDLNKIEWVMQHKTMPPARYVALHWAGQINPDEREIILAWIAQQRARYYASADTAQPHRNERFNRSPKTLPVDGQKVALGFRLFHDPRLSGDNTLSCAHCHSLEYRRGRRKKNLSRGRWRGGAD, via the coding sequence ATGAAAAAAGTCACCCGTATTGCGGCGATTTCCATTGCAGCTGTTGCGTTGGTTTATTTCGGTTTGGCCGGCTATGTCTGGCATCTCGATACCCAGCGAATGGAGAATAGCTCGGTACTGCGTTCCGCAGTGCAACAGAATAACCAGGTGCTGGGGTTGCTGAGGGAAAAGGGCTGCGACTACTGCCATACCCCGTCCGCTTCGCTTCCGTTCTATGCCTCTTTCCCCATCGCCAAACAGTTGATGGAATACGATATTCGCCTGGGTTACTCCTCCTTCAACCTGGAGCCTGTGCGCAGCGCCCTGATTAAAGATAGGCCGCAGGCACAAAGCGACCTGAATAAAATTGAGTGGGTAATGCAGCACAAAACCATGCCACCCGCCCGCTATGTGGCTTTGCACTGGGCTGGGCAGATCAATCCCGATGAACGGGAAATTATTCTCGCCTGGATAGCGCAGCAACGCGCGCGCTATTACGCCAGTGCAGATACTGCACAGCCCCATCGTAATGAGCGGTTCAACCGATCCCCAAAAACATTGCCGGTTGATGGGCAGAAGGTGGCATTGGGATTTCGGCTTTTTCACGATCCCCGCCTGTCTGGAGATAACACTCTTTCCTGTGCTCACTGTCACTCGTTGGAATACCGGCGGGGTCGACGGAAGAAAAACCTCAGTCGGGGTAGGTGGCGCGGTGGGGCCGATTAA
- the metQ_1 gene encoding D-methionine-binding lipoprotein metQ precursor, which translates to MTFTLKKLAATLAVTGTLLLTACGPTAQDAHHIKVGISAGIDQSLWAVVQKVAKQKYDLDVEVVTFTDYVLPNEALNNGDLDINAFQHKPYLEKQIQERGYKLVAVGNTFVYPIAGYSKKISSLSQLPDGAQVAVPNDPTNLGRSLLLLQKQGLIGLKDGVGLLPTSLDIVSNPKKLKIVEIEAPQLPRALDDKQIALAIINTNYSSQIGLTPGKDGLFVEDKNSPYVNIFASRVDNQNNENVKNLVKAYQTDEVAASAAEIYKGDAVKGW; encoded by the coding sequence ATGACATTTACACTAAAAAAACTTGCCGCCACGCTGGCAGTAACCGGCACCCTGCTGCTGACCGCCTGCGGGCCGACCGCGCAAGACGCTCACCACATCAAGGTCGGCATCAGTGCCGGTATCGATCAGTCGCTGTGGGCGGTGGTGCAAAAGGTTGCCAAACAGAAGTACGATCTGGATGTGGAAGTGGTGACATTCACGGATTACGTGTTGCCCAATGAGGCGCTGAATAACGGCGATCTGGATATCAATGCCTTCCAGCACAAACCTTATCTGGAAAAACAGATCCAGGAACGCGGTTACAAGTTGGTGGCGGTGGGCAACACCTTTGTTTACCCGATTGCCGGTTACTCGAAAAAGATCTCTTCCCTCAGTCAACTGCCCGATGGCGCACAGGTCGCGGTGCCGAATGACCCAACCAACCTGGGTCGTTCACTGCTGCTGTTGCAAAAACAGGGGCTGATCGGGCTGAAGGATGGGGTCGGGCTGCTGCCTACTTCACTGGATATCGTCAGCAACCCAAAGAAATTGAAAATCGTTGAGATCGAAGCGCCACAGTTGCCGCGCGCGCTGGATGACAAACAAATCGCACTGGCGATTATCAACACCAACTACTCCAGCCAAATTGGGCTGACACCGGGCAAAGACGGGCTGTTTGTCGAGGACAAAAACTCGCCGTACGTCAATATCTTCGCCAGTCGGGTAGATAACCAGAACAATGAAAACGTGAAAAATCTGGTCAAGGCCTACCAGACCGATGAGGTCGCCGCCAGCGCCGCCGAAATCTACAAGGGCGACGCGGTTAAAGGCTGGTAA
- a CDS encoding nitrous oxide reductase family maturation protein NosD, whose product MTDTCIDIVALAQQTAPTGTLIEVTAFDAARLNKQIRSTLGGGTFVSIPAGGVIPDGCLYVTQPASSPYCWMRVLDADSVLNPEMFGAVGDGVINDYPAVKRMFSYAGSIASAQTPQKMVLEGHYRLADVDAKTPFMTLDAPGFSTISGGGQLYLDSDKTTLTMVQFVNKTDFSFSGLTLSRKGSDPTRLWSKQATALFIDGGQRFRLHDLDLFMHTDAISIRQSESFEIYRNKCHELGEEGIAVRGSRRWLLRDNEIYHHNGDGILLKTSSTPSFDGKILNNRLYDAIGSPNTAQGHRGGGITLNDENGGSTTFFQNLLVQGNSLTNLSYGIAFTNIDDWEVADNFVDGIDRFGIIVDSELSNNPQKNPIRRSKCVGNTVRNTVQNGISFTTLGEINVESALIANNQVDTCGTSPTAEYPGISATRATITGNRVLNCKIGLSASDCVTSGNFFEGSTFTSAGSGSNYIKLGTGGSFVGNRVTDTNQGHIRLSNPGSFVFADNIVQLKSSFAGLYFIGTDYGPNTVIGKNVFDTAFVPVTRFEIGATSIRRIQMDACAYGRREFRYDSQIPTDIDARAGDEVYNFRAVPGEARKYSCVIGGVNPEWVSGDFVDLIVKSTSQDITLAPGASLDIDAQLATVLPTYVANGVKFNQNPKRVKSTVCVSEAGTVTFTLTNPTTAALTLPGLVLTTRCNNGI is encoded by the coding sequence ATGACCGACACCTGCATAGATATCGTTGCTCTGGCTCAACAAACGGCACCAACCGGCACCTTGATAGAGGTTACCGCCTTCGATGCCGCGCGATTAAATAAACAAATCCGCAGTACGTTGGGGGGAGGCACCTTTGTCTCAATCCCTGCCGGCGGGGTTATCCCTGATGGATGCCTCTACGTGACCCAGCCTGCCAGCTCACCCTATTGTTGGATGCGAGTGCTCGACGCAGATTCAGTGTTAAATCCAGAGATGTTTGGCGCGGTGGGAGATGGGGTTATCAATGATTACCCGGCGGTTAAACGCATGTTCAGTTACGCCGGTAGCATCGCTAGCGCGCAAACGCCGCAAAAAATGGTTCTTGAGGGCCATTACCGCCTGGCTGATGTCGATGCCAAAACCCCCTTTATGACGCTTGATGCGCCTGGCTTTAGTACTATTAGTGGCGGCGGACAACTCTATCTTGACAGTGATAAGACGACGCTGACGATGGTGCAGTTTGTTAATAAAACGGATTTTTCCTTCAGCGGCCTGACGCTGAGTCGCAAAGGCAGTGACCCGACGCGTCTGTGGTCCAAGCAGGCAACTGCGTTATTTATTGATGGTGGTCAGCGTTTTCGCCTTCACGATCTCGATTTGTTTATGCATACCGATGCTATCAGTATCAGGCAATCGGAAAGTTTCGAGATTTACCGCAACAAGTGCCATGAACTGGGTGAAGAAGGAATTGCGGTGCGTGGCAGTCGCCGCTGGCTGCTACGGGACAATGAAATCTATCACCATAACGGCGATGGGATTTTGTTGAAAACCTCTTCAACCCCCAGTTTTGACGGCAAGATCCTCAATAATCGGTTGTACGACGCTATTGGCTCGCCCAATACCGCTCAGGGCCACCGTGGTGGAGGGATTACCCTCAACGATGAAAATGGCGGTTCAACGACTTTTTTCCAGAATTTACTGGTTCAGGGCAACTCTCTCACCAACCTCTCTTACGGTATTGCATTCACCAATATTGACGACTGGGAGGTGGCGGATAACTTTGTCGATGGCATCGATCGTTTTGGCATTATTGTCGACAGTGAACTGAGTAATAACCCGCAAAAGAACCCGATCCGGCGAAGTAAATGTGTAGGCAATACGGTGCGCAACACAGTCCAAAACGGTATCAGTTTCACTACGTTGGGAGAGATTAATGTTGAGTCTGCGCTGATAGCCAATAACCAGGTGGACACCTGTGGTACCAGCCCAACGGCCGAGTATCCTGGCATTTCCGCCACCCGTGCGACCATTACCGGCAACCGGGTGTTGAACTGCAAGATCGGGCTCTCCGCGAGTGATTGCGTGACCAGTGGTAACTTTTTCGAGGGTTCTACGTTCACTAGCGCTGGTTCCGGTAGTAATTACATCAAATTAGGCACCGGCGGCAGTTTTGTCGGTAACCGAGTAACGGACACCAATCAGGGCCATATTCGCCTGTCGAACCCCGGCAGCTTTGTGTTTGCCGATAACATTGTGCAACTTAAGTCTTCTTTTGCCGGATTGTATTTTATCGGCACTGATTATGGACCAAACACAGTTATCGGTAAAAACGTGTTTGATACTGCCTTTGTACCGGTAACCAGGTTTGAAATTGGTGCCACCAGTATTCGTCGGATCCAGATGGATGCTTGCGCCTATGGTCGCCGGGAATTCCGTTATGACAGCCAAATCCCGACGGACATCGATGCTCGGGCAGGGGACGAGGTATATAACTTTAGGGCTGTGCCGGGGGAGGCGCGTAAATATAGCTGCGTAATAGGGGGGGTTAACCCCGAGTGGGTAAGCGGAGACTTTGTTGATTTAATCGTTAAGTCAACGTCCCAGGATATAACGCTGGCGCCGGGGGCAAGTCTGGATATTGATGCGCAATTGGCGACGGTGCTGCCGACTTATGTCGCTAACGGGGTGAAGTTCAACCAGAATCCAAAGCGGGTGAAAAGTACGGTGTGCGTCAGCGAAGCAGGTACGGTGACGTTTACGTTGACCAATCCGACGACCGCTGCGCTAACCCTACCGGGCCTGGTATTGACTACGCGTTGCAATAACGGTATCTAA